The Fusarium graminearum PH-1 chromosome 2, whole genome shotgun sequence genome includes a region encoding these proteins:
- a CDS encoding superoxide dismutase, producing the protein MVKAVSVLRGDSKVSGTVVFEQESESAPTTITWDITGNDPNAKRGFHIHTFGDNTNGCTSAGPHFNPHNKTHGAPSDETRHVGDLGNVETDGQGNAKGSVTDSLIKLIGPHSVIGRTVVIHAGTDDLGKGDGEESLKTGNAGPRPACGVIGISN; encoded by the exons atggtcaaggctg TGAGCGTTCTTCGCGGTGACTCCAAGGTCTCCGGTACCGTCGTCTTCGAGCAGGAGTCTGAGTCTGCTCCCACTACCATCACCTGGGACATCACCGGTAACGACCCCAACGCCAAGCGAGGATTCCACATCCACACCTTCGGTGACAACACCAACGGCTGCACTTCTGCTGGCCCTCACT TCAACCCTCATAACAAGACCCACGGTGCTCCTTCTGACGAGACCCGTCACGTTGGTGATCTCGGAAACGTTGAGACTGACGGCCAGGGCAATGCCAAGGGTTCCGTCACTGATTCTCTTATCAAGCTGATTGGCCCTCACAGCGTCATTGGC CGAACCGTTGTCATCCACGCTGGTACCGACGATCTTGGCAAGGGTGACGGCGAGGAGTCTCTCAAGACTGGTAACGCTGGTCCCCGACCTGCTTGTG GTGTTATTGGTATCTCCAACTAA